A stretch of Mya arenaria isolate MELC-2E11 chromosome 14, ASM2691426v1 DNA encodes these proteins:
- the LOC128217381 gene encoding muscle M-line assembly protein unc-89-like — MPNMKFVRIATKETEDESRRPTKRRPTANKEKADGQQREGRRPTRRSPTANKEKPDGQQREARRLTKRSPTANKETPYDKQREARRPTNRSPTANKETPDGQQREGRRPTRRRPTANKKKPDGKQTKPDGKHMRSPTANKEKPNGQQGDARRSTRRSPKANKQSPTANKEKPDGQQGDTRRPTRSSPTVKKKKPDGQQEDARRPTRRRSTTNKEKPDGQQKNLTANKERSPTANKEKPDGQQGEARGPTNMEKRNGQSSRRSPTANKETPVGQKGSPTANKKKPDGQQGEVRRSAKEKPDGSPRAE, encoded by the exons ATGCCAAATATGAAATTTGTGAGGATTGCTACAAAAGAAACTGAAGATG AATCCCGACGGCCAACAAAGAGAAGGCCGACGGCCAACAAAGAGAAGGCCGACGGCCAACAAAGAGAAGGACGACGACCAACAAGGAGAAGCCCGACAGCCAACAAGGAGAAGCCCGACGGCCAACAAAGAGAAGCCCGACGGCTAACAAAGAGAAGCCCGACCGCCAACAAAGAGACGCCCTACGACAAACAAAGAGAAGCCCGACGGCCAACAAACAGAAGCCCGACGGCCAACAAGGAGACGCCCGACGGCCAACAAAGAGAAGGACGACGACCAACAAGGAGACGCCCGACGGCCAACAAGAAGAAGCCCGATGGCAAACAAACAAAGCCCGACGGCAAACACATGAGAAGCCCGACGGCCAACAAAGAGAAGCCAAACGGCCAACAAGGAGACGCCCGACGGTCAACAAGAAGAAGCCCGAAGGCCAACAAACAAAGCCCGACGGCCAACAAAGAGAAGCCCGACGGCCAACAAGGAGACACCCGACGGCCAACAAGGAGTAGCCCGACGGTCAAGAAAAAGAAGCCCGACGGCCAACAGGAAGACGCTCGACGGCCAACAAGAAGACGCTCGACGACCAACAAGGAGAAGCCCGACGGCCAACAAAAAAATCTGACGGCCAACAAGGA GAGAAGCCCGACGGCCAATAAAGAGAAGCCCGACGGCCAACAAGGAGAAGCCCGAGGACCAACCAACATGGAGAAGCGCAACGGCCAATCATCAAGGCGAAGCCCGACGGCCAACAAGGAGACGCCCGTCGGCCAAAAGGGAAGCCCGACGGCCAACAAAAAGAAACCTGACGGCCAACAAGGAGAAGTCCGACGGTCAGCAAAGGAGAAGCCCGACGGAAGCCCGAGGGCGGAATaa
- the LOC128217382 gene encoding LOW QUALITY PROTEIN: histamine H1 receptor-like (The sequence of the model RefSeq protein was modified relative to this genomic sequence to represent the inferred CDS: inserted 1 base in 1 codon), with translation MFIVSLAIADLIVGLVVMPISTVHIYTDEWLFDIAVCQIWIGIDYTASTASILNLFILSLDRYWSVTSPLKYLRKRTKKRAVLMITXRLSSMWIVPIIEWHHFFFVGERSVPSSVCDTEYAKNSAFKVVTAFFNFYLLLAIMYCLYWKIFQEIRKGSELELGQRNVKNYTSPLDITNISEHVLTP, from the exons ATGTTTATCGTGTCCCTTGCCATCGCAGACCTGATTGTTGGGCTGGTGGTGATGCCAATCAGCACCGTTCACATCTACACCGATGAGTGGCTGTTTGATATTGCCGTCTGCCAGATCTGGATAGGCATCGACTACACGGCTAGCACGGCCTCAATCCTGAACCTCTTCATACTTAGCCTGGATCGATACTGGTCCGTAACCTCTCCTTTGAAATACCTAAGGAAACGTACAAAGAAGAGAGCAGTGTTAATGATAA GGCGTTTATCTTCTATGTGGATTGTACCCATTATTGAATGGCATCACTTCTTCTTTGTTGGGGAGAGGAGTGTTCCGTCGTCTGTGTGCGATACTGAGTATGCAAAGAATAGTGCTTTTAAGGTTGTGACGGCGTTCTTCAATTTTTATCTGCTGCTTGCGATTATGTATTGCTTATACTGGAAAATATTTCAGGAGATTCGTAAAGGGTCTGAATTGGAATTAGGACAacgaaatgttaaaaattatacTTCACCTTTA